In Zonotrichia albicollis isolate bZonAlb1 chromosome 5, bZonAlb1.hap1, whole genome shotgun sequence, the genomic window GGCCACACAAACTTTGGAGGGCTTTGCAAAGACAACGAGATTGCTCCAGACATCTGCCTGCTTCCCTTGGGCATCCTCAGCCACAAAGAGGGAGCAGCCAGGAGTTCTTCCCATCATTTTCCACTCAGCAGTGTTGAGCACTGGGTTACTGCAAAGGGGCACAGCAGTGAGGTGGAAAAGCAGTGTACACTGTGAAGGACAGCCTGATTAAGCTCTGAAACAGCAGCAAGAtgaaagagaggaggaaaaaagttgTAGTGCAATGCTTGCCTGCCTGTCCTGGATGTCAGaacccagcagccctgcagctgatgtgAACAGGAGCACCCCCGTGTGTACAGCAATGCACTCAACAGTACTTTAAAGATTTTCACTTTCCAGAAACCATGGAACCGTGCCAAAAATGACACTcagtccaggaaaaaaaaattcttgcacTTCAAGGAATCCATCCTAGTACTGAGCTTTGGATGAGGAGTTTGGATTCCCCACTAAAACAACCCCAAGGAACCAACAGGTGGAAGGCAAGGTGTCAAATTCTgtggcagagagcagcagcccctccagcagcctggaaaaggcgTTGGATCATGCTGGTATCTCATTCCTcagtgggacagcagccagctcaTCTCACCTGCAGTCTTTCAGGTGAATCATCAGAGGGGAGCTAGGAAGGAAGCTGCCCCCCTTTCTAAAACCACAATTGTTTTATCACTACTGGGTTTTGCTCATTTGCCTACAATCTCTTTGTTTTCAGCAAAGCCAGGACAGGAAGCAAACAGGAGAGGTGGAGACACAGTTAAAACAGCTATAAACCACATTACTTAAATAATAAAGGGTCATTCACAAAGAATATTGTACAGGCTTTTTAAAGACACTTCAGCTGGGTTTGTGAGAGAACACAGCCACAGGTTTTTCTGACTTCTTCTCCAGAAACCTCCCTTAGCCCTTCCACAGACAAGGAGCACTCATTTGACCTGACACACACCATCATATGTATCATTGCTCCATCTTTGTCTCATCCACATGGACTGACAACAAAAAAACCGCATTACCATAAAAAGGCAAACAGCAAATCTCCGATCCTATTTCCTAGGAAGAGCATCTAACACCCAGACAAGGACTTTAGGCCAGACAATGTATTGGAACAGAGTCACTACTATGGCAGGGAACAGAGGCAAGCTTTTGTGTAAACAATGTCTTTTTGCAGGGCACAAGCACAAAGATAACAAGCATCAAGTTCTCCAAGTTCACACTGCATCTTCAGGACTGAGGATAAACAATCTCACCCAGCCAGGATGTTTCAGCACTTCTGAAGAGAACCCATGCAGGGAACTTGGACTTGCCTGACTGCAGTTTCTCAAGCTTAGGCTCCCTCCTAAGTCCATGCAGTGTTCCAACAACCCTCTTCCAGACTGAAATAATGCTGTGATAAATCCACCACCAAATACACTCACTGGAGAAACCTTATTCTCTTTTATCTCGCAATGGTAGGTCTTGGGTGTAATTTTATAAAGTTAAAATGGTGTAAAACAAACATAAATGGAGAACTGCAAACCTAACAAGGCCAGCATTTGAACATTTCCTGCATTGAACATATGGGGCCCTGACAGAGCTGtgagtaatttttttcagtgaccAGTTTCACAGCCCTCTTTATGCTTCccaaaaaatataattttattttttactgcaCACAAGACATGGCTGTTgccagcctgccattcccaggctgggaatgggagCCCCTCTCAGGTGAGACTGCTGAGGAAGGAGAGCTGACTTTCCTTAGCACTGCACGGAGCACCAGCTCCCCCTACCACCAAATTCCCAGACAAAAACTCACTCCCCTTTCCAGGCTTTTCCCAACGCCTTCAGATGAGGCAAAATGACAATATTCACTCAGAGAAACCTCAAAGACCCTTTAAAAGCCTAGAACATTACCTTACCTGTAGTGCAGGCCTGGAAAGGGCTTTATCACATAACCTCTCATCTCCTTACCTGTGGGTTTTGAATTGTTAGACACCATTAGGTGAGATGCTTTTGGCTGCTTTGCCTTCCATTTCACACCTGTTTTGGGGAGTGTTTTTTGGTATAAAACATCCTGGCAGCATTCAGACACAACTATCACTGATGTTCTGAGACTCCTAACAGCGGAAGACCTCAGTGAAACATCCTTACAGGTAAAGTGCAGTGTTGTGAGTCCAATGACATCTGCGCTTTTTCTTCTAAACTGCTGGTTTTAGTCAGCCCTATCTGTAAAGTTCCACTAGATCATCACAGCAACTCAAATAAATGTTTACAAGTGTGCATTAAAAATTTCTGCTTCTGAATTTTTGTCAGTTTACATCCCAGTAGTAGCTTGGAATCTTTAAAAAAGTTAAGGTAAATAATTAATTCATGatcattttaacaaaaaaaaaaaaaaaaccaaactttttGACCTTTAGGACTTAAGAATAGAAGAGAGGCACTGTATAGAAGTCACAGCTTTATTTATCACCCACCTGGCCAATTTCTTAGGATAATTCAGGAGACCAACCTGGATTTCTGGACTACTGCAGCAGCAAAAGGACCCCCTTGAAACAAAGCTTCCCAGTAAAGACACATTTTTGCTGACCAACCCTTCCTCGTGGCCAGCCAGCgttttatttggaaaataaatataCAGCATTGGGTCCATGTGAGGAGAAGAGCAGGATCCGCCGCTGATTTCGCTCCGCCTGGAGCTCAGAGGCGCTGCTTGCCCAAGCTGTACCGGGCggccagggcagccagcagGTCCCTGTAGGGCGTGTCCGAGTGGGACGGGCTCCGGGGGATGCGGCACAGGCGGCGGAAGGCGGGCGAGCGCAGCACGAGGTtgtggcacagccccaccacGCTCGAGGCCAGCCAGTACAGCGCCATGGACTGCAACGACACAAGCACAGGCAGCTCCCTGGGGGCAAGGCAAGCACCGGCTCGGGCAGCTCCTCCTGAACCGCAGCTGTGCGTTATTCCCGGGGACTGAGGAAAATAACGCACCTAAACCGCTCCTCCCGCTCTCATCTGCAATAATGGCTCCATGTGAAATGTAACTGTCTGCCTCTGAACTCCTCTGGGGAAAAGTGCCATCTACACTGAGGCCTGACAGCTCTTAATTCATATTAAGCTTGCTTCAACTTCTGTATTTAAAACTATAATTGAGCCAAACAACCAGACACTTTATTTTGACTAAGAACACTCTGCAGTACAAAGCCTGGTAAAaatgagaagtgtttgaagaaagGAAGATGTGGAAAATTTCCTAATTTAAGAACTACACTGGTTTCCAGTGAACAAACATTCATCTGTGTGTCTTTACACAAagctttcctctcctttttcagGCTACATGGAGGACATTAACCCCCTTCAAGTTTGCAAAGTCTTCCTGCTTGAACAAAAACATCCCAAAGGCAACAAGATTGAAGCATACACGTAGCCAGAACATGTGACTTTTCTTaagcacacagcagcagagacaagGAACACGTGAGGCCTTCGGGCTGTCCTCGAAGCAccagaacagcccaggcacaggTGACATCCCAGAGGTCACTGGGTACTTACAGAGGGCACTGTGGCAGCAAGGGGGATCATCACCACCGACACTGCACGGAAGAAGTTGGTGCCAAGCCTCTGGATCCGTGAAACTGGCGTTTTTGCTTGGGAGGCAAAGATCTGAAAGGGCAGAAACTCACAGTTACAAACAAACTCTTTTCGAAACGGCTGCACTGAAGATTAACACCCAGAAATCTCATGAGAGCAGCATTCCAAAGAAACTGCAGTCAAGACTAAATATTACTGAAGTTCAAGTAGATCTGAGACACGTCCCATCCGACCTGGAGGCCTCCGAACAGAAACACCCAACACATTAAAATACACGGAGCAAACAGATTGTGTTTCACTTCTGCCCAGGGCATTTGAAGCAGTGACAATGTGCAGCCACCTTCACGTGCCAGccctctgcagccactgctgctggttTGTCCCACCAACATACCTCCACCACCAGCAAATTcaccagccccagggacacGGGCAAAATCCACGTGGAATCAGGCGCCGTGAGGTCTGTGAACCACAGGGCTCCTCCTGAGGAAAACTGTTCTTgcactacagggaaaaaatggaagaaaatacaaaattcagTATAATTTGCTGTCTCAAGCGAGCCAGAACTGCACCATATGTTAAACCAGAGATCAGAGTTTCTAGGTATGTTTTATCCACATGGTAAGTACAATTAAAGCCAAAATCTTTGGTTTAACACTCTGCTACCAATATAAGTAGGAAAAGTGAGAGATACAAGCTGAGACCTGGCTTAGCTCATGACAGCCACAGACAGGAAAATCTGcaataaaaaaatacttcaatCTCAAATATTTTACAAGTCAGTGAGGAAAACAGGAATGCAGTAACCTACAGTGTTTATTTCCTGATTTTGAGAAAACTATATTCTTCTTAGTAGCTGTATAACTAGCCATCTTTgcttaaaaaaacaaagtatAAACTCTTGTCTAAAAAAatcatttgtttttttttaaatttaaaagacCCTCACACATTCATCTTGTCTACAGTATTTCACATGGAAGagaatggaaagagaaaaaatacagaTTAACAGTGAGTGTGGTGTGGCACGTGTAATATGATTTGCTAAACAGGACTGTCAGACTACATTAAGTTTAGAACTCATTTCAAATATTacttatt contains:
- the COX18 gene encoding cytochrome c oxidase assembly protein COX18, mitochondrial isoform X2, which codes for MKCQCVESSWAGLRRWPAVVRVKALTCALLSPRSHFARNMRRIVAGLYVRDNCHPLKATLLLWVQVPMWVCVSLALRNCSVGALGSEVQEQFSSGGALWFTDLTAPDSTWILPVSLGLVNLLVVEIFASQAKTPVSRIQRLGTNFFRAVSVVMIPLAATVPSSMALYWLASSVVGLCHNLVLRSPAFRRLCRIPRSPSHSDTPYRDLLAALAARYSLGKQRL
- the COX18 gene encoding cytochrome c oxidase assembly protein COX18, mitochondrial isoform X3, whose protein sequence is MRRIVAGLYVRDNCHPLKATLLLWVQVPMWVCVSLALRNCSVGALGSEVQEQFSSGGALWFTDLTAPDSTWILPVSLGLVNLLVVEIFASQAKTPVSRIQRLGTNFFRAVSVVMIPLAATVPSSMALYWLASSVVGLCHNLVLRSPAFRRLCRIPRSPSHSDTPYRDLLAALAARYSLGKQRL